The following are from one region of the Theropithecus gelada isolate Dixy chromosome 6, Tgel_1.0, whole genome shotgun sequence genome:
- the LOC112626029 gene encoding skin secretory protein xP2-like, whose product MIFIRLKTSSQMVNRVERNELESYTESARDTAPRPGRAGSGRRFPTLGGGTPKRRGTQVSASPTRTPGVRALWPRPRRPAQAAAWPGDPAPGQGELGRTSSTGQPAPRNRVKSAPSPCLSPREFPTDACSEGESPRAARSCAVPGDRAQQKPGPQPLLLAFLFQFSPDLRWN is encoded by the coding sequence ATGATTTTTATTAGGTTAAAGACCAGTTCACAGATGGTAAATCGCGTGGAGAGAAATGAGCTGGAGAGTTACACCGAGTCAGCGCGGGACACGGCTCCcaggccgggccgggccgggagTGGGAGGCGGTTCCCGACCCTAGGCGGCGGGACTCCCAAGCGCCGAGGGACCCAAGTCTCCGCTTCACCCACACGCACACCCGGCGTCAGGGCGCTGTGGCCTCGCCCCAGACGCCCAGCGCAGGCCGCAGCCTGGCCTGGGGATCCGGCACCTGGGCAGGGTGAGCTCGGCCGGACATCCTCCACAGGACAGCCCGCACCCCGTAATCGCGTCAAAAGCGCCCCATCCCCCTGTCTCTCGCCGCGCGAGTTTCCCACCGACGCCTGCTCGGAAGGCGAGAGCCCCCGCGCGGCCCGGAGCTGCGCGGTCCCCGGGGACCGCGCGCAACAAAAGCCCGGCCCGCAACCCCTGCTCCTCGCCTTCCTTTTTCAATTCTCCCCTGATCTCAGGTGGAATTAG